A window of the Alkalibaculum bacchi genome harbors these coding sequences:
- a CDS encoding polysaccharide deacetylase family protein, translated as MRHKKSKLHSLVAFSILGIIILSVIIFNRDPVISTNKTITNNSVKAQTAYPGVDIITEIHDERMYHIAIHYPKFKDESLNEQIQKYVSSSKKKFFDEVAQKKKYLNEFPASLYILFDIHPVAQDVYSIVFHVESYAMGANGFQGSKVFIVDVNENSIIQQTEILVDNEQNRNKLYTLLLDEFEKSEEYKPYFFEEELKKWIEDENNRFSHMFIRDHSIVFKFDKYVVTAGAAGSPEISIPLQKVRNLLTDEWQKKLNLIEVDSKIDKPNGCATAEKDLKESESPGKRQVALTFDDGPHEINTLKILELLDKHNAKATFFMLGNRVDFYPGIAKEISKRGHELGNHTWNHKNLKVLNEEEIHKEIRMTRDAILKATEKEPTVFRPPYGGINDRVYNTTSLPLVLWTVDTKDWKTRNARKVLSEVKKNVEDGSIVLMHDIHSSTVEAVDLVLQYLEAEDYECVTVSELDIE; from the coding sequence ATGAGGCACAAAAAATCAAAACTTCATAGTCTAGTTGCCTTTAGCATACTAGGGATTATTATCTTATCCGTCATTATTTTTAATCGTGATCCTGTTATCTCTACAAACAAAACAATAACAAATAACAGTGTAAAGGCCCAGACTGCATATCCAGGCGTAGATATTATTACTGAAATCCACGATGAAAGAATGTATCATATAGCAATTCACTATCCAAAATTTAAAGATGAATCCTTAAACGAACAGATACAGAAGTATGTATCTTCATCAAAAAAGAAATTTTTTGATGAAGTAGCCCAGAAGAAAAAGTACTTAAATGAATTTCCGGCTTCGTTGTATATTTTGTTTGATATCCATCCAGTGGCTCAAGATGTGTATTCTATAGTCTTTCATGTAGAAAGTTACGCTATGGGGGCAAATGGTTTCCAAGGCTCAAAAGTCTTTATTGTAGATGTTAATGAAAATTCTATTATACAGCAAACAGAGATTCTAGTAGATAATGAGCAAAACCGAAATAAGCTTTACACTTTATTACTAGATGAGTTTGAGAAATCTGAAGAATACAAGCCATATTTCTTTGAGGAAGAATTAAAGAAGTGGATCGAAGATGAGAACAACAGATTTTCACATATGTTTATTAGAGATCATTCTATTGTTTTTAAATTTGATAAATATGTAGTTACTGCAGGAGCAGCAGGCTCTCCTGAGATTTCTATACCTTTACAAAAAGTAAGAAATTTATTGACAGATGAATGGCAAAAAAAATTAAATCTCATCGAAGTAGACAGCAAAATTGACAAACCAAATGGATGCGCTACTGCAGAAAAGGATTTAAAAGAAAGTGAATCGCCAGGTAAACGTCAGGTCGCGCTTACTTTTGATGATGGACCACACGAAATCAATACATTGAAAATCCTCGAATTATTGGATAAACACAATGCAAAGGCTACTTTTTTTATGTTAGGAAATAGAGTTGACTTCTATCCAGGTATAGCGAAAGAGATTTCTAAAAGAGGTCATGAATTAGGGAATCATACTTGGAATCATAAAAATTTAAAGGTACTTAATGAGGAAGAAATCCATAAAGAAATTCGAATGACTCGTGATGCAATACTAAAGGCAACAGAAAAAGAACCTACAGTCTTTCGTCCTCCTTATGGTGGAATAAATGATCGAGTATATAATACTACTAGTTTACCGCTTGTATTGTGGACCGTTGACACAAAGGATTGGAAGACCCGCAATGCAAGAAAAGTACTAAGTGAAGTTAAGAAGAATGTAGAAGATGGCTCTATCGTTCTCATGCATGACATTCACAGCTCTACAGTGGAAGCAGTTGATTTAGTGTTACAATATTTAGAAGCGGAAGATTACGAATGCGTCACTGTATCTGAATTGGATATAGAATAA
- the sfsA gene encoding DNA/RNA nuclease SfsA, translated as MKYKNIVEGEFISRPNRFIAHVKINDKIEICHVKNTGRCKELLIKGATVYLEHSDNPNRKTAYSLIAVQKGHRLINIDSQAPNKVLHEGLLNKTIVLPNFEEIIEIRPERVYQKSRFDFYIENNNKKAFIEVKGVTLEEDGIVKFPDAPTERGLKHVYELVQALEDGYMAYIVFVIQMNDVKYFTPNDSTQKEFGEALQYAQNKGVQILAYESDVEPDSLKLNGVAVKVVR; from the coding sequence TTGAAATATAAAAACATCGTAGAGGGAGAATTTATTTCTCGACCTAATCGCTTTATTGCTCACGTAAAAATTAATGATAAAATTGAGATTTGTCACGTAAAAAATACAGGTCGTTGTAAGGAACTTCTTATAAAAGGAGCAACGGTTTATTTAGAGCACAGCGACAATCCTAATCGAAAGACTGCTTATTCCCTTATTGCCGTACAAAAGGGTCATCGCCTAATCAATATAGACTCACAAGCACCAAATAAGGTCTTACATGAAGGACTTTTAAATAAAACTATTGTACTGCCAAATTTTGAAGAAATCATAGAAATTAGACCTGAGAGAGTATATCAAAAATCTCGCTTCGATTTTTATATTGAAAATAATAACAAAAAAGCCTTCATCGAAGTAAAGGGGGTTACCTTAGAAGAAGATGGAATAGTAAAATTTCCAGATGCTCCTACAGAGCGAGGATTAAAACATGTATATGAATTAGTACAGGCTTTAGAAGATGGCTATATGGCATACATTGTATTTGTCATCCAAATGAACGATGTAAAATACTTTACCCCTAATGATAGCACTCAAAAAGAATTTGGCGAGGCTTTACAATACGCGCAAAATAAAGGAGTCCAGATTTTAGCTTACGAATCTGATGTAGAGCCAGACTCTTTGAAGCTAAATGGAGTAGCTGTTAAAGTGGTAAGATAG